Genomic window (Trichomycterus rosablanca isolate fTriRos1 chromosome 16, fTriRos1.hap1, whole genome shotgun sequence):
ATAAGAAATTACTATGTCAGTgttggtaaaaacacatgcacaaTAATGATGGAGCAGAAAATGGCCTATCCATACTGTTGGCACAAAGTTGGCACCAtatcatatattttatacacctgtttgcaaAGGCACCTTTCTGTCTCAGTTTTACACTCACCCACGGTCCATCAGGGCCAAAGAGCTCCAGGAAGTTACCGATAAACTCACGAGATTTTTCCTCCCATTTAAAAATGAGGTCATGGCTCTTCTCCTCCACCCGGTGGACTAAGTGTTTGGACTTCTCTTCCACTGTCTTCACCTTTTCCTTCATCTTATCCACCTGGTTCTGCAGACGATACTTGTTCTCCTGCCAAAGTAGAGGGGAAATTATACATTATGGAAAGAAAAAGCCTAGATTGTAGGATAGTGGACAAAGAACAATGTATAATGTGGCAATTTGAACCCATTGTCTTTACATTGATGAAGCTGACGTTCAGTTCCCGGGCTGTGTAGCCTCTCTGCAAGTTCCGTCTGACATAGACATCGTAGTCTTTGACAATCCGTGTGATAAGGTCAGAGGTGGAAATACCTTCTGTCCTCTGAGTGGGTACAAACATTCctaacacacacaacataaagCCGTCCTGTCCATATTGTAATTAATAAAGCTGTTGTTCTGTGAGATTTTGGGTTTGGGTCTACCTGCTGCTTTGATATGTTTGTACACATCTTCTGATCCTGCTGAAGTGTATGGGATATCATCATGGGCCACAAAGTCAATCtgcataaataaagaaattgtTTAATGTACTAACTGCAAAAAAGAAGTCAGTAAAAAGCAGCCCACATGCACTGAATCATCTACAATTGTATGTCAGTCATAGAGAACATAATTTTGTCACATGCTACTGACCCTATGTTTTTTCAGGAACTCAGGTGTGATTGTCCATGGAGCATCTCGAACGACCTCATCTACATAGCGGCAGTGGATGAGGGCCTCGTAGCGCTCTGACTCAGTCATCACGGTGTAGCCTTTATACCTgtgtgtcaacttgtcactgcaAACTAATACACACAAGCATGGTTAGGCCTCCTGGGCTCTTGTTTAAAAAAGCAAGCCTAATACCAACAAAAATGTGTAAACTGTTTTACATGTCTCATTTAACCTACACTACCCAGTAAAAAAATAGTAGTCTTTGTTTTACATATTACCTGCAGCACACATACTGTTCTTCTTTATTTTGGTAATTGGTCAGGTCAACTTAGAGCTTCTACATTTACGGGCAATatcaaaaagtttggacagagtGATTTTACAAGATAAGAGATATTTAATGAATAATTCAGTAGTTCCAGAACAACATTCCTTAATGAGCAAGAAAGGGGTGTGTGCTAAGTATGGTCATTCTCGGTCAGGGTAGGGATTTGTAGCAGAGATATAACCGGGTTATTTGGTAATGACTACATTAAGAGaaaaaggattaaaaaaaagcatacaCAGAATAAAATACCAATCAAATTACTCAGATAACATAGAGAGAATTTTGTAGAGAGCAGAAATAAGAAATTACAGAATCACAATTGGGGTAAACATTAAGTTGATAACCATTTCCCCTAGATTCTTATTTATGTAGCTGTTACTCAATTATTATTCTCTCATTATTATAGTTTATTTGTTAAGTAACAACACTTTTGCTCTGTACAGGGTCTTAGTCTAGACGTTTGAAGATAGACAGTGTACTCTACATGTAAGTACTTGAGtatctaaatgtaaatgtagcttaCCTCCAACAATCAAGCTTGTGTTTGGAAAAAGATTCTTGGCCTGCATTAAAGCTCTTGCATGACCAGAGTGGAAAAGGTCAAATATTCCATCAGCATAGACCCTCACAGGTCGGTGAGCtaaagaaaaacatgcaaaagattTAACTTCACCAAACCCTTTACCATCCCATTTTTAACATAATCTCTGTTTCAACTTTCATCTTGAGCAAGGTGCTTTTATCATACAGCAAAAAGAAGGAATCTTACCAGGTGTGCCACGCCGGGCATGGGCTAAAGTCACCTTATCATGAGTGACATCAGAATCTGTGCCCAAACCACAagaaaagattgctggttctcTTAGAGTCTGTCAAAAAGGATACAACGATTGCAATGATGTCATGGTATGCTAGGCAGCAAGAAGGTGTAGTTGGAAACATTCGATTTGGAAATATGTTTTTTGAacgtgtctgggtgggttttaTCCAAGTACTTCCACCCTTTTTCTTCCACCCTTTATAAACATAAAGAAGTGCTGGCTACTTAAAAATCCTAGTTGTGAAAAGTCTAAACAAATAGAGTGGAATATATGTTTCTTTTACATAGATTGAAATTAAACTCAACTGACAGCTTTGCTTAAAATCAAAAAGATGTATTTAGTTTGTGTTAATACTAGCATAAACGTTTTGTATTATTAAGAAATGTGAAAACAATTCAGTGATacaaaatgtttatttgttttaattaactaTGACATATGAAGCTTTTTCACCAATAAGCAGCAGTCACCCAGAACCTGTGGCTCTGTTTTGGGTATTACTTTTACTTTACTGATACCTAGATGTCTGATGCCTGCTACCTGACTGCTGGAGAAAGAGATGTGTGTACTAAAGGTTTGTATAAAGTCCAGTGCTCTCTTCCATTAAAAACATGTTACACTGTATCGGCTAGCTGCCAGACTTAAAATATGTCATTAGGTTATTTACTCATAtagcaataaatacattttaaagacaGAGCTAGAACttcttcattattttatttattaatgtttaggTAATTTGGCAGGATTTCTCCAGTCTTTCTGGAGACCTTTCCATCTTCACTGGCATTTACACAACAGCTGTATCTACGGTCATACTACCATATTAAAATTCTTTTTTATGAACTACTTTAAGCATGACAAATAATTTATCCATTAACCGATATAATATGTAATGATGATGCATGCCATATACATTTGATATTTCCAGTCATGTCAGATCACTGTCAAGATTGTTCTCACAAGAGTATTTGATAAAAACAAAAGTTTAGAtgctttttctttctctatttTTCGATTACATTTCTTACCAAGAGGATGCCACTATTGAGTATTCACAAATGTTCAaaactttattattgttatagtattaaaaatgaaaaaatgctaTTGAAACATTTCTAGTTAAGAAAGTCTATTGAGCTAATTACAAATTCTGAAATTCAGGAAACGATTGGTGTCAGAGTTTACTGCAATGTTTGCTGACTCAGTGGTTGTCCTATCTGGAATCAGATAAGAAACTGCTCAACAGATACGTAATAAATACACAGATGTACATGTACTCTAACTTATTTGTGGTGTTGTCAGTGTCCTTTGGACCATCAGCTGTTGAGAGGACACAGAATAGCCAATTGAAGACTGGCACATGAAATTAAATGACAAAGTCAGTATTTTATAATGGAGCCCTGTTCATTATAAAAATGATCTACCatcattttacattaaaaatatattttacattatataaaGCTCTAATTCTGTGTATGTTAGAACAAATGCACATAACTagcagatattgttttatacaatttaatttgcatttgtaGGTAAATTAAAGGAACAATACATATATTCAATACGTTGTTTAACTTGTTTACCTTTTTTACATATCACAGTTCATAATATGATATCAACTTCTATACTGTATTATGCATTACATATGTTGTCCCTACCAATCagttaattaatatatttttttaacaaactaGGAATAAATCTGTTACATTTAAAAGTTTCACTATGACTACTTTTAGGATAAATGTTTACCCAGAGCCTTTTGCTTAAACACAGGGCCTAAGGCACAGAATAATTCATCACATGTTCACACCTCTTTGTAAACCTATTATGCTGTCTTGGATTGAAtatctattaatattattattattattattagtagtagtagtagtaatattaactTGTAACAAACTGGAATTATGAAAGATGTTTAGAAACTGAATATGTTAGTCAAGAACCAGAGCCTAACactctctctatatataaatTGTGTGGAAACAAGACTTTTAACCAAAATTAATTGATTTCTCTTAATACTATGTTCCCAATTAATGTAACAATTGGATAttgatgtatatatatatatatatatatatatatatatatatatatatcatctaTGTATTTAATGTGAAGACATCTGATTCATCTTAAGAAATAAGTTCAGTTGTCTACAACTTTAACCAAACTAAGCAATCTCAGACTTCAACCTGTTCTTGAATTGAACTTACCTTGGCAGCTGGTGGTCTGTGTCTGTGCTGAGCATGAGCCTGCTGGCTGCGAGATCCGTTTCGCCTCCTGTTAACCATGTTGTTAATGTTCAGGCTATAGCCAGGCTCAACACCACCACAACCTTAACAGACCACTGAGCTCAAACTCACACCAGCAAGTGCAGGTAAGGTGATTAATATGGAGCTAATGTTCAAAGTCCGAAGAGTCTATAGAGATCACGTCACTACATGTCAGTTTATAAATGACCTGAAATAACTCTAACTTCTTcagataatttttatttttatggaagCTTTGAACTATTCATGCCTAAAGTTGCTCAAGCATGATTAACTGCTATATGATGACAACACTGGCTATATGATGGCAACATCTATCTGGAGTTGATCACCTACAGCACTGACGTGAGAGTTTACCAAAACCTTCAGACTAAATTTTCTGTACAACCCCCACCCCAAAAGATATGTGTATCACTAGCATTGATTAGCTTTTACAAAAATGTCCTGTGCATATTTCTCTTATCCATAAGATCAAATGCTTCTGTGAAATATTCCATTTaactattattaaattattaagcaGCTTGTTAGTTTACATTCCTCTTTTTATGTGTGAAGTTAAACATTAACTTGAAATTCAACTGGTCCAAATATCTAACTTATTCTTCAAAAGTGTATACCCTAAACTCATCAGTTCTTTTGGGTTCACCTTTTGGGATTTTTAATCAACTTTTTTAAAtcatcttttttttcccttttacaTCAGAATGCTACCTCAGAACGCTTAAAATTTACCCCTCTCTTAATTTTACGTAAAAGCAAATACTCTACTGTTCAACTTAGAAGTAATGTAATTACTGTAGGGTGATACAATTTTGAATTATTTGACATTTAAGTCATACTGCACacgggtgtactcacttctgttgtatactgtatgtctgtatactgtatgtatgtatatacatctGTATGCAgtgttgtgtggttgtgtgcCCTGGGTATTTTGCAAAATTTTATAGCATGTAGATATTCATATTTTCCACATTATTCATTAGTCTGTTGACTACATGTTGCTTTAGGTTCAGATTCAAGTGATGCATGCAGTACACTAGAGTGGACGTATGAATAACTTCATGgaaaatgtttgtttaaaaagttAAATTATAATTGCTTTTTTCATGCCttgctaaaaaataaaaacaggaaaaaatcCTGACTCATGATATCATAATTCATGCGCCACAGGGTTAATAACACAGTGCTGTCAGTGCGAGCTATTAACAGCGATGCTGAACAGAAGACTGTGACGTCATAATGTAAAGGCTATAAATAGCGGTCCGCACACGCTGGATGCCTCATTCTGCGTTACGTCTGGTCAGAGAGAGCAGCTAACGGGTATTAACGGATAAGAGCATCAATCTGTCTATCAGTTTTCTCTTAGCATTCTGTGGTAAGTTTCTTCTGTAAGAGCAGTAGATTGTAATAGTGCGCTAGAGTTGATATCGATGTGGTATTATAATCAgttaaatatacagtagttcATATATTAAAAGACACTTATTCtgttctgttgatttattttacccATCGTGATGTGcgagcatgcgcacatctgTTTCGACTCGTCAAGTAAAACGCCTATAATTTCGTGCTGTAATAAGATATACAtgtatcgagatgtgctacctatagtgtatgataagatatgcatctatcgagatgtgctatcTCACATTTCAATAGATAAaccaaatataaaatacattttccaGAAACTGATGTAATTTCTCTTGATCActtaaatgcttaaaaaaagTGTAACATACGCACAGTATTGTTTCTGATATATtttcttgttgttcttgtttCCTTTTGcatgtacagtactgtatacAGTGGGTAAGTATGTGGATACAAATGATCCGGAGGCTATTTGGTAAGCGCACCAAAGTCCGTCCTTTTACTGTGAGTAAAATGTTTATTCTTGTTTATATTTGACCTACCATTTAAAACTACACACTGTATTCACTTTATTCATTATGCTaattttgttttaatactgtaaaAGAAGGAGAAGGAGGAAGAGAAAGAGGCAAATGATTTGAAGTTGGAGGAATTTGTGGATGGGAAAGAGGAACAGAAGAACTTGGTGAAAAAACAAGAGCACCTGCATGCAAGCACCCCTCAAAAGAAACCGGTGGAAAGCCAGGAGGTCCTGTTATCAGTTCACAGGATTTTGAAACAGCATGCAGAGTGCTCTGGGCACCTTTTAAAACGAATGGTCTCATTGCTAGATATTTTTGAGGTTTGCAGACACTTGAACAGCATACAGTATTTTAATGTTCTCTGTAAATTTTATCCAAACATTTCCTAGttctaaaagtaataaaaaatatatatgtcaTCATCTTTGTCTTATAACACACAGAAAATAGCGAGTGCTGAGAACGAGTCTGTTGTTCATCCAGTTAGTCAGGCTGGCACACCAATAGAAATTCTCCAGGATTCATGTGTGGACTCCATTATGATTTCTGGCACTGAGATAAACAAAGTTGAGCTGAAAACTGTGGATGAGCTATCCACAAAGGAAGAAACCAAAAGTCTTACAATCGACAACCTTCAAAATGAGCCGCTTGATGATCAAATACGTCGTTTGGAGATGGAGTGTCATGCTGAGATAGCTAAATTGTCCAAGTTTGAAAAGGAAGAGAAGCTAAA
Coding sequences:
- the pcyt1bb gene encoding phosphate cytidylyltransferase 1B, choline b isoform X1, translating into MVNRRRNGSRSQQAHAQHRHRPPAAKTLREPAIFSCGLGTDSDVTHDKVTLAHARRGTPAHRPVRVYADGIFDLFHSGHARALMQAKNLFPNTSLIVGVCSDKLTHRYKGYTVMTESERYEALIHCRYVDEVVRDAPWTITPEFLKKHRIDFVAHDDIPYTSAGSEDVYKHIKAAGMFVPTQRTEGISTSDLITRIVKDYDVYVRRNLQRGYTARELNVSFINENKYRLQNQVDKMKEKVKTVEEKSKHLVHRVEEKSHDLIFKWEEKSREFIGNFLELFGPDGPWHMIQERSGRVLQALSPYQSPRTSPSSSPTRERSLSPRPSKLQPAHHQ
- the pcyt1bb gene encoding phosphate cytidylyltransferase 1B, choline b isoform X2; protein product: MVNRRRNGSRSQQAHAQHRHRPPAAKTLREPAIFSCGLGTDSDVTHDKVTLAHARRGTPAHRPVRVYADGIFDLFHSGHARALMQAKNLFPNTSLIVGVCSDKLTHRYKGYTVMTESERYEALIHCRYVDEVVRDAPWTITPEFLKKHRIDFVAHDDIPYTSAGSEDVYKHIKAAGMFVPTQRTEGISTSDLITRIVKDYDVYVRRNLQRGYTARELNVSFINENKYRLQNQVDKMKEKVKTVEEKSKHLVHRVEEKSHDLIFKWEEKSPHDSGAEWPCAAGPVSVPVSPHLSQQQPYKRALSLTPTL
- the LOC134330712 gene encoding uncharacterized protein LOC134330712 isoform X1, giving the protein MWIQMIRRLFGKRTKVRPFTKEKEEEKEANDLKLEEFVDGKEEQKNLVKKQEHLHASTPQKKPVESQEVLLSVHRILKQHAECSGHLLKRMVSLLDIFEKIASAENESVVHPVSQAGTPIEILQDSCVDSIMISGTEINKVELKTVDELSTKEETKSLTIDNLQNEPLDDQIRRLEMECHAEIAKLSKFEKEEKLKLKLEMAEAKQKRQNQIEELKLKMKLLEKEAKREKQEGKKKLKDLEKEIKNKKSVLLIKLKELKNNLRMKKKEEGKKGKMENNKKDDEKVDETKDKNVIKSKFRKELRVRSTKVRQHHIMSCHCRIKHFGRL
- the LOC134330712 gene encoding uncharacterized protein LOC134330712 isoform X2; this translates as MWIQMIRRLFGKRTKVRPFTEKEEEKEANDLKLEEFVDGKEEQKNLVKKQEHLHASTPQKKPVESQEVLLSVHRILKQHAECSGHLLKRMVSLLDIFEKIASAENESVVHPVSQAGTPIEILQDSCVDSIMISGTEINKVELKTVDELSTKEETKSLTIDNLQNEPLDDQIRRLEMECHAEIAKLSKFEKEEKLKLKLEMAEAKQKRQNQIEELKLKMKLLEKEAKREKQEGKKKLKDLEKEIKNKKSVLLIKLKELKNNLRMKKKEEGKKGKMENNKKDDEKVDETKDKNVIKSKFRKELRVRSTKVRQHHIMSCHCRIKHFGRL